A genomic segment from Dermacentor variabilis isolate Ectoservices unplaced genomic scaffold, ASM5094787v1 scaffold_25, whole genome shotgun sequence encodes:
- the LOC142568642 gene encoding uncharacterized protein LOC142568642 produces MQVSQPYAVFAKKSSNYFLMQLPSPHCCAAIAAECAHIILALLILAGDVETNPGPNIPENLLTELRKLTAGQNQLITEIHGLKSQLTSTDKAITDLSKRMNDLESHYQTLLPIRNEVDAMRTTTEQAIFRISELEARIGDAGNRSRRDKLIFYGIPDPSSSETTAESERLIVELCRDRLQLTINPKEIERAHRIGRHSPNHSRPLIAKFTFHKTKVNILSSGRKLKGTDYSISEDFSRSVRNSRKHLVAFAKGKGVPFSLRFKTLFIGSRRYTFDAASSSVKELS; encoded by the coding sequence ATGCAGGTTAGTCAACCATACGCTGTCTTTGCTAAAAAATCCAGCAATTATTTCCTGATGCAGTTGCCGAGCCCGCACTGCTgtgccgccattgctgccgaatgTGCTCATATTATTCTTGCCTTGCTGATTTTGGCCGGTGATGTGGAAACAAACCCGGGTCCTAACATTCCTGAAAACCTACTAACCGAATTGCGAAAACTAACCGCCGGTCAGAACCAGCTGATCACTGAAATTCATGGTCTTAAGTCGCAACTTACTTCTACCGATAAAGCAATTACTGATCTAAGCAAACGAATGAATGATCTTGAGAGTCACTACCAGACGCTCTTGCCCATTCGAAACGAAGTGGATGCAATGCGCACCACGACTGAACAGGCTATTTTTCGCATTTCCGAGCTCGAAGCACGTATCGGCGATGCCGGAAATCGCTCACGGCGGGACAAGCTAATTTTTTACGGCATTCCTGACCCTTCCAGCTCGGAAACCACTGCCGAATCCGAAAGATTGATTGTGGAACTTTGCCGCGATAGGTTGCAACTAACCATCAACCCAAAAGAAATAGAACGTGCGCATCGCATCGGTCGTCACTCCCCCAATCACTCTCGCCCCCTCATAGCAAAATTTACTTTCCATAAAACCAAAGTTAACATCCTTTCGAGTGGCCGAAAGCTTAAGGGCACTGACTACAGTATTAGCGAGGACTTTTCGCGATCAGTACGAAATTCCCGAAAACATCTCGTTGCTTTCGCAAAAGGTAAAGGCGTTCCGTTTTCACTCCGCTTTAAGACTTTGTTCATCGGTTCAAGAAGATACACCTTTGATGCCGCCTCGAGTAGTGTCAAAGAATTGTCATAG